The DNA region ATTGGAAAGAAATTAGGGGGCTGTCACTGGCAGTTTTTTTACTCAGTATTTTTGGCATTAGTCGCTACACAAACGGGCTGACTGATGTGGAGACGGATTTCTTTTTGCGGTTTTTGGTATCAAGTCAATCAGCTATTATGTGGATGAGCGCACTGTATGTGCTTGCAACGGTTACTTACTTTATTGCGTTTTTTGCACGTTCAGACTTTATAGGGAAAGTTGCCAGCGCGATGACCTGGTCGGCAACAACAATGGGTTTGGTTGGGTTAATGGTTCGTTGGAGAGAGTCATACCTTATCGGCTTAGATGTTGGGCATATCCCAGTGAGCAATTTGTATGAAGTGTTTATTTTATTTTCAATTATTACGGCCTTGTTGTATTTGTTTTACGAGCGTCGTTATCAGACACGCATGTTAGGCGGGTTTGTACTGCTAATTATTAGTGCAGCGGTTGCCTTTTTGCTTTGGTATGCGTTTGATAGAGATGCCGCCGATATTCAACCATTAGTGCCGGCCTTACAGAGCTATTGGATGAAAATTCATGTGCCAGCCAACTTCGTTGGTTACGGTGCGTTTGCCTTAGCTGCTATGGTAGCAACTGCCTATTTAATTCGTGTCAGAGCGGAACGACTTAACTCGAATAGTATTGCAATGGCCTTGCCTGCGTTAGATATTCTTGATGACCTTATGTATAAATCCATCGCTCTAGGGTTTGCATTTTTTACCTTGGCGACCATTTTAGGCGCGTTATGGGCGGCTGAAGCATGGGGTGGTTATTGGTCTTGGGACCCTAAAGAAACTTGGGCCTTAATTGTTTGGTTGAATTATGCAGCTTGGTTACATATGAGGTTAACAAAAGGTTGGCGTGGAAAACCGATGGCTGCATGGGCCATTGTTGGTTTGTTTGTTACCTTGTTTGCCTTTTTGGGTGTCAATATGTTCTTGTCTGGTTTGCATTCATACGGCGAACTTTAGCGTTATCAATTTTAGGAGAGAATAATGAATAAACTATTGGTCTTATTGAGTATTTTTTTTATATCAGCAGGTTCTTCTTTTGCCGCAGACGTTGAGTTTAAAGAAGGTGTTGATTATCAGCTGATTAAACCTGCTCAACCCACAGATGATTCAAGCCGCCTCGAAGTATTGGAAATCTTTTGGTATGGCTGTCCGCATTGTTACCACTTTGAGCCTACATTAGATCCTTGGGTAGCAAGCCTTCCTGCCGACGTAAATTTTGCTCGCTTGCCTGCGGTTTTCAATGAACAGTGGGAGCGACATGCACGAGCCTACTTCGCAGCCGATATCTTAGGCGTATTAGATGAGTCACATGGTGCGTTATTTCATGCTATGCATGCAGAAAAGGCAGTCATTAATACAGTCAATCAACTGGCTAACTTTTATACGAAGTATGGAATAGATGAGGCGTTATTTAAAAAGACCTACCATTCCTTTATTGTAAATACAAAAGTAGCAAGAGCGAAGGATATGGTTGACCGTTATGGCGTAACAGGCGTACCGGCTATAGTGGTTGAAGGTAAATACCTTATCACAGGGTCAATGGCGAAGAGTTACCAGAACATGTTGAAGATTATGGATTACCTGTTGGCTAAGGAAAGAAAAACAAAATAAATTCACAGTGCGGTGATTTAGCGACAGTTCTTGTTGATAAAGTCGTTAAGTTGTTCGCGCTGTTTGTTTTTATCTTCGTCAGTGAAGCGAGAATAGTTCCCTTCAGTGTCTTTGTACAAACGGTTACCGCCGTAATCTAATTCAATAAGGCTCTTTTTGCTGGCCTCGCAGCTTTCCTGGAGGCGCTTGTTTTCCTCAGCCTGTTGTTGCAGTTTGTCACGAGCAGCTTGACGTTCAGCATTAGATTTGGCTATTTCATTGGCACTATCTTGAATTGATTGTTGGTTTTTTTTAGCATCGGCGACAGGTTTTTTCGTGACAGTAATGTTTTGAGTCGAAATGGATTTGTCAGCTGGCGGATGCTGGCTATAGTGAGTGTTACCTTGGTGGTCAACCCACTGGTAAATGGCCGAATAAGCAAATTGAGCAAAAAGTAAGCAAGAACAAAACATCAAAGCGCGATACATAGGGAAGTCCTTATGATTATGTAGGATTAGTGTCTTTTGGTTAAGTATATAGCACTGTGTGACTAATGAAAGAGCTTGACCAAATGCACAAAAGTTAGTATTTTGTCCAGTTCGATTTCATGTTGTAATCGAATTTATTTTAGATCGAATCAAATCAGTTGAATTTTGGAGAATCATTGTGGAGCTAAGTGGCGGTGAAATCGTCATCCAATCCTTAAAAGATGAGGGTGTGGAATACGTGTTTGGGTACCCTGGTGGGTGCGTATTACATATATATGATGCTATTTTTAAGCAAGAAGATGTGAAACACGTGTTGGTCCGCCATGAGCAAGGTGCTACTCATGCGGCCGATGGTTATGCGCGCTCGTCAGGTAAGCCTGGTGTGGTACTTGTAACCTCTGGCCCCGGTGCAACAAATGCAGTAACCGGCATTGCTACAGCCTATATGGACTCAATTCCTCTGGTGGTGATCACTGGGCAAGTGCCTCGAGCAGTTATTGGTACCGATGCTTTTCAAGAAGTTGATACGGTCGGTATTACTCGCCCGTGTGTAAAACATAATTTCTTGGTAAAGGATGTTGCCGATATTGCTGAAACGATGAAAAAGGCGTTTTATTTAGCTATGTCAGGTCGCCCAGGCCCTGTTGTGGTTGATATCCCTAAAGATATAACAGACCCTGATATTAAGGTGCCTTACCAGTATCCTGAAGAAGTAGTCATGCGTTCTTATAAACCAATAATTAGTGGCAATATTGGTCAAACAAGAAAAGCAATTGAACTGATTAAAGCAGCTAAACGCCCTGTAATATACAGTGGTGGTGGCGTTATTTTAGGTGAAGCTAGCGAAGAATTTAGACGGCTTTGTAAAACGTTGAATTTCCCTGTTACTCAGACCTTAATGGGCTTAGGGGCTTTTCCAGGCACAGACCCGCAGTCTATAGGAATGCTGGGTATGCATGGTACTTACGAAGCGAATATGGCAATGCATGATAGTGATTTAATTATTGCTATCGGCGCTCGGTTTGACGATCGGGTAACAGGTAAAATTGCCGAGTTTTGCCCAAATGCCAAAATTATTCATATTGATGTGGATCCGGCCTCTATTTCTAAAACCATTACGGTTGATGTGCCTATTGTTGGACAGGTAAAACCTGTTGTATTAGACATGCTTGCACAAATAGAGAGTTTAGGTGAAACCTTTGATCGTGAGCGTATTGCTGATTGGTGGCGACAAATAGACGAATGGCGTGCAGTAGATTGCATGGCATACGATAAGAACAGCGGCACTATCAAACCACAATATGTTATCGAGCAACTGTATAAGGTAACGAACGGTGAAGCCTTTGTAACATCGGACGTGGGCCAGCACCAAATGTTTGCCGCACAATTTTACCCGTTTGATAAACCTCGTCGTTGGATCAATTCTGGTGGCTTAGGAACAATGGGTTTTGGTTTGCCGGCGGCGATGGGTGTAAAGTTTGCTAACCCAGAGGCTGATGTTGCTTGTGTAACCGGCGAAGGAAGCATACAAATGTGCCTGCAAGAGTTATCGACCATGTTGCAATACGATACTCCCGTGAAAGTGATTAACTTAAACAATGGTTATCTAGGCATGGTGCGTCAGTGGCAAGAGTTCACTTATAAAAGTCGTTATTCACATTCTTACCTTGAAGCATTACCAGACTTTAAAAAGTTAGCAGAAGCGTATGGTCATGTGGGTATTCAAGTGACTAAAAAAGAAGATGTAGAGCCGGCGCTAAGGGAAGCCTTTGCGATGAAAGATCGTACGGTTTTTCTAGACTTTTTAACAGATACAGAAGAAAACGTATATCCAATGATTGAGGCAGGTAAAGCTCATAACGATATGGTAATGGCGCCAAACTCAAAGTATAAAAGGATATTGGCATGAGTCGTCAGCATATTATTTCAGTCTTATTGGAAAATGAAGCCGGTGCTTTGTCGCGTGTTTCAGGCTTGTTTTCTGCTAGAGCTTACAACATTGAGTCCTTAACGGTTGCACCGACTCAAGACCCTACCTTGTCTCGACTAACATTGGTAACCGTTGGCAATGATGAGACAATTGAGCAAATTAAAAAGCAACTGAATAAATTAATTGATGTGGTGAAGTTAATTGATTTATCAGAGTCCTTTTCATTAGAACGCGAGCTAGTTTTGCTGAAGGTGAAAAAGAATGATGCCATGTTGCAAAAAATTGACAGTTTAGGCGCCGATTCATCAGCCCGTATTACCGATGAAACGGATGGCTATTTGATTGTTGAATTATCAGGCGAAAAAGCTTGGTTGGATGATTTCTTGTCTTCATTGGAAAATGAAGTTATTGATGTTGTTCGGACCGGTGTCATCGGTTTGTCTCGTGGTGAGAGATCGTTAACGCTGTAACAAGTTAAGTGCGGCGTCTTGCGCAGGCAGGACGGTTAAATTTTAATAAAATTAAGGAAAAAGATGAATATTTACTACGATAAAGACGCGGACCTTTCAATCATTAAAGGAATGACAGTAGCTGTTATTGGTTATGGTTCACAAGGCCATGCGCATGCAAATAACCTAAAAGATTCTGGCGTTAATGTTGTTGTTGGTTTAAGAGCTAGCTCAAGTTCAGTGGCTAAAGCACAAGAAGCTGGCCTAGCGGTTAAAGAAGTGGCTGAAGCGGTAGCATCTGCTGACTTAGTAATGATTTTGACTCCGGACGAATTTCAATCTCAGTTATATAAAGAAGAAATTGAGCCAAATATTAAGCAAGGTGCTGCATTAGCATTTGCACACGGTTTTGCTATTCATTATAACCAAGTGGTACCACGTGCTGACTTAGATGTGATTATGATTGCACCTAAAGCGCCTGGACATACCGTACGTAACGAATTTAAAAACGGTGGTGGTATTCCCGATTTGATTGCTGTTTTCCAAGATGCATCTGGCAAAGCTAAAAATATCGCCTTGTCATACGCATCAGCAATTGGCGGCGGTCGTACAGGTATTATCGAAACAACCTTTAAAGATGAAACAGAAACTGACCTATTCGGTGAGCAAGCTGTTTTATGTGGTGGTACGGTTGAACTTGTTAAAATGGGTTTTGAAACATTGGTTGAAGCCGGCTATGCACCAGAAATGGCGTACTTTGAATGTTTGCATGAGTTAAAACTGATTGTGGATTTAATGTACGAAGGTGGCATTGCTAACATGAACTACTCGATCTCAAACAATGCTGAGTATGGTGAGTATGTAACCGGTAAGAAAGTGATCAATGACGAATCTCGTGAAGCAATGCGTGAAACGTTAAGAAACATTCAAAATGGTGAGTATGCTAAACAGTTTATTGTTGAAGGGGCGACTAACTACCCATCAATGACAGCAAACCGCAGAAATAATGCGGCACACCAAATTGAGCAAGTTGGCGGAAAATTACGTGAAATGATGCCATGGATTACTGCCAATGCTTTAGTTGATAAAACTAAAAACTAGGTCGTTTTTTAAAGACTACAAAAGCGGCCGTTTTAACGGCCGCTTTTTTTTGTCATCATATAGATGATGCTAGGCTATACTAAAAATACAACCAACGGAGTTAGTACTTGATGAAACAAACACCCCCTCCATCCAAAGGGCTGTATTTACTGCCAAACTTATTTACAACCAGCGCCTTGTTTGCTGGCTTTTATGCGATTACAGGCGCAGTTAATGGCCATTTTGAAATAGCTGTTATTGCTATTTTTATTGCCATGGTGCTGGATGGCCTTGATGGCCGTGTTGCACGCATGACCAATACTCAAAGCGAGTTTGGTGCACAATACGATAGCTTGGCTGACTTGGTTTCATTTGGTGTGGCACCTGCAGCAGTTGCTTATTCGTGGGGGCTGTCGTCCTTAGGCAAGTTTGGTTGGATGGTAGCCTTTGTATATGCAACGTGTGGTGCATTACGTTTAGCACGCTTTAATGTTCAGCATAACATTGCTGATAAACGCTACTTTCAAGGGTTAGCCAGCCCAGCTGCCGCTGCCCTAGTGGCCGGCTATGTGTGGTTAATGGAAGACTACCAATTAACAGGCACCGCGGCGACGGCAGGCTTACTAACAGTCACCTTATGTGCGGGTTTATTAATGGTTAGTAACATTCGTTACCATAGTTTCAAAGAGCTTAATTTTACGGGCAAGGTGCCTTTTGTCGTTGCCGTGATTGTTATGCTGGTTTTAGCCTTAATCTATGCTGCGCCTCCGTTAATATTATTTATTATGTGTTTAGTGTATGCCTTATCTGGACTAGTACTAACGATGCGCTTATTGCGCCGAACACAACGCGATAAAACTGAATGACAACATCCAATAGGCAGCTAGCCTACTTGGATCTGATGGGCGTTCAAGTTTGGCAAGAGAGGAGCAGGCAAGAACAGGTAATCGCCGAAGAAGTCAGTGACGACGTTACAGCAAACACCCTTCAAGAGCTTTACGAAATAGCGTCAAACTGCCAACGTTGTGAGGCTTCAGCTGTTAGGAACCAGCTAGTGTTTAGCGATGGCCCAATGCACGCCGACTGGCTCATCGTTGGTGACTTTCCAACACAACAAGATGATAGAGAAGGGCGGCCATTAACTGGTGACGTGGCTCACTTATTATCAGAAATGTTATTGGCGGTCGGGGTTAAAAAATCGACAGTTCATTTAACAAACAGTGTTAAGTGTCGTTCAGCTAATGTTGAAGCGGAAAAGGTCGAGTTATTATCGTGCCGAGCTTACTTGATTCGTCAAATAGAATTGGTAAAACCACAGCTTGTCTTTGTATTGGGTGAAAAGGCAGCACAAAGCTTACTAAAATCAAACGAATCGTTAAGCCACCTAACAGGAACAGTGCATAAGGTTGATGATGTGCCCACACCAATAGTGGTCAGTTGTCACCCACGCGATTTATTAAAAACACCTTCAGCCAAAAGGCAAGCTTGGGACGATATACAACTGGCAAGAACGCTGGTTAGCAAGGCTTGATGTTAACTAAATTAAAATCGTTGCTGAGTTTAACTGGCCCTCAAGTGGATTATTTACGCCCATTAAAAACAAACGATATTCCCAAAGTTCTGACAATTGAGCGGCAAATGTATAGCTACCCTTGGAGTGAAGGTATCTTCAAAGACTGTTTAAAAATTGGCTATTCAAATTGGGCCTTTATTAAAGACGGTCAGTTCGTAGGCTATGTTATTTTATCAGTCGCAGTTGGCGAAGCGCATATCTTAAATATATGCTTGGACCCTGCCTACCAAGGCAAAGGATTAGGTCGACAATTTCTAAAAGAAGTGCTGATTATCGCGAAGAAAAAAAATGCAAACAGTGTTTTCTTGGAAGTAAGACCCTCCAATACAGCAGCCGTTCAACTCTATAAAACCGCCGGTTTTAAAAAAATTGGCAAACGTAAAAATTATTACCCAGCAGCCGATGGTAAAGAAGATGCTTTGGTCTTATCGTTGGATTTAACATCAGATTCTGCGTAAAAAGCTCCTTTGGCATTATTAGCTAACAATCGCTTGCCGTATAATGCCAAATCATTATTTTAAGTAGTTAATCAGCATGTCTAGCGAATTTAAAAAACGGCGAACGTTTGCCATTATCTCCCACCCCGATGCGGGTAAAACAACGCTGACCGAAAAACTGTTGTTGTTCGGGGGCGCGATTCAGGTTGCGGGGTCAGTTAAAGGGCGAAAAGCTTCACGACACGCAACATCTGACTGGATGGAAATGGAGCAAGAGCGGGGTATTTCGATTACTACCTCGGTGATGCAATTCGAACATAATGAAAAATTATTGAACCTGCTCGATACCCCTGGGCATGAGGATTTTTCTGAAGATACCTATCGAACATTAACAGCGGTTGATTCTGCGTTGATGGTCATCGATTGTGCGAAAGGGGTGGAAGCCAGAACCATTAAATTAATGGAAGTGTGTCGTTTGCGTGATACGCCGATTATTAGTTTTATTAATAAGTTGGACAGGGAAGGCAGGGATCCTTTAGAGCTTATTGATGAAGTTGAGTCGGTGTTGAAAATTCAATGTGCGCCAATGACATGGCCAATAGGCATGGGTAAGCGCTTTAAAGGCGTTTACCATATCTATAAGGATGAGGTACATGTGTTTAGCCCAACGCATGGCGGTAAAATTGCCACTGGCGAAATATTTAAAGGGCTAGATAATCCTGGGCTCAAGGAGTTGATGGGCCATGAGTTTGAAGATTTTTTTGAGGAGTTAGAGCTTGTTCGAGAAGCCAGTACGCCTTTCGATATAGACGCTTATTTAGCGGGTAAACAAACACCGGTGTTTTTTGGCTCGGCGGTGAATAATTTTGGTGTGGGTGAATTGCTTGACGCGTTTGCAGAATATGCGCCAGCTCCTCAACCACGACAAGCCGTTGAACGTGAAGTGCTGCCAGAAGAAGATAAGTTTTCGGGTTTTGTATTTAAGGTTCAAGCCAATATGGATCCAGCGCATCGTGATCGAATAGCCTTTATGCGTATTTGTTCCGGTGAGTATTCACAGGGTATGAAAATAAACCATGTGCGTATTAAGAAGAATATTCAGGTTGGTAATGCCATTACGTTTCAGGCGGATAGCCGGAAAAACGTAGAACAGGCTTTTGCAGGTGACATCATTGGGCTGCATAATCATGGCACCATTCAAGTGGGTGATACGTTTACACAAGGTGAGGCTTTAAAATTTGGTGGTATTCCTTATTTTGCCCCAGAGCTTTTTCGTAAAGCTGTCTTAAAAGACCCGCTACGTATGAAGGCTTTACAAAAAGGCCTGACGCAATTAACCGAAGAAGGTGCGACGCAGTTATTTAAACCGCTACGGAATAATGACTTAATTTTAGGTGCAGTGGGTGTGCTTCAGTTTGAAGTAACGGCGCAACGGCTTAAAAGTGAGTATAACGTAGAGTGTGTGTATGATAATGCACCTATTACAACGGCTCGTTGGGTGAGCTGTGATGACCCGAAAAAATTTGAAGAGTTTAAGAAGAAAGCGCACGATAGTTTGGCAGAAGATGGCGGTGGCTATTTGGTATATTTAGCGAAAAGCCGAGTTAACCTATCGTTAACACAAGAGCGCTGGCCAGAGATAACCTTTAGTGCGACACGCGAGCTGTAAAACATAAATGATAGGAGTGAGTGATGACTGAAAAAAACTATTCAATAGAAGCATTAGAACTAGGCCCTGCAGAAAACTTTATTTATCTGATTCACGATCACAAAACTAACCGAGCAGCGGTGGTAGATCCTGCTTGGGATGTGCCTAAGGTAATAGAGTTGGCTAAGCAAAAAGGAGTCGAGATTACCGATATCCTGCTAACGCATAGTCACCATGACCATATTAACGGTATTGGTGATGTGCTGGATAAGTACGATGCACAGGTACATTTGTTAAAGCAAGAAGCTGACTTTTGGGGTGATCACCCAGCCTCGCCAAGCATTCATTATGGTGGTGATGAAATTATGTTGGGTGATAGTAGTATTAAAGTGTTGCATACGCCGGGGCATACGCCCGGTTCAGCGTGTTATCAAATAGGCGATGATTTGTTAACGGGCGATACGATGTTTGTTTTTGGTTGTGGACGGTGTGATTTCACAGGCGGCGACCCAGAAGTAATGTATAAAACCTTGAATAAAATTCGTACGGAATTACCAAGTTCTACGACGATTCTGCCGGGGCACAATTATGCGGTTAAAAAGACATCAACCATCGCAGAGCAAATAAAAGGTAACCCGTTTTTGCATCAGCATAGCCTGCAAGATTTTGTGCAATACCGAATGAATACGCCAAAACGCAAGAGCCCTTATGAGGCAGAGCCAGAATCGGGCTGTGGGCACGATCACTAAGTGGCGTATGAATTTAAAGATGATGATGTGATTTGCAGTTGCACGGGCGTCACCAAAAAGCACTTTTTAACAAGGATAAAGGCCGACAATATCGAGACACTTGAGCAGGCAAGGGAAAAAACACACGTTAATGTTGCCTGCGGCATGTGTGTTTATATTGTGGAAAAACTGCTCGATGTAGACTAAAAGGTTATTTTTCTGTGAGCAAAAAAACGTGTTCAAGCATGCGCGATACGCCTTTGGCCTTGAAGCGTTTTGATTGCTCTAAAATATCCTCAGACACTAAGCACTGAATCTCATAACGCGCAGAGAAATGTTGCTGTACTTCGTCAGGTGTTACCGAAAAGGGAGGGCCGCTCATTTCATGTTGGGGGTAGTCAACAGTAACGAGTAGGCGCTGCGTTTTATTAGGTAAAAGTTCATTTAGTTTTTCGACATAGCGGGCGCGCATATCCGCTGGAAAAGCAATCAAGGACGCACGATCGTAAACAAGCTGGTAAGCAGCTACGTCGTCGGCTGTTAGTTCGAATAAATCGCCGCAAATAATGGTGAGATTTTCATAACGATACGTTAAAAAGCGATCACCCTGGGTAATACTAGGCGTGAGATTGTTTTCCTTGAAAAAGTCCTCCACGGCTTTTTTGCTTAACTCAATGCCCAATACTTTTTCGGCGTGTTCTGCTAACCAGATAAGGTCTTTGCTTTTGCCGCACAAAGGCACAAAAACAGCGGCGTTTGCTTTTGGTTTGAGTGCAGCAAAGTGCTCGATAAGATACGGGTTAACGTCATTTAAGTGAAAACCAATTTCACTTTTTGCCCAACGTTCATGCCAAAAGTTAGTGTCCATAATGTTTAAGTTTATTGTTTTGTGACTGTTTTTAGGTGCGCGATTATTTGATCTAAGGGTATATCTTGGTTGTCGCTGTCTGTTCTAGCACGATATTCAACCATGCCATTGTCTAAGCCTTTATCGCCCAGCACGATGCGATGAGGAATGCCAATAAGCTCCATATCTGAGAACATAAAGCCGGGGCGTACTTTTCTATCATCAAATAAAACATCAAAACCGGCTTCTTTTAGCTCTAGGTATAGTTTTTCAGTCGCTGCTTTTAAGCGTTCAGACTTATGCATATTCATCGGTAATAAAGCGACTTGAAAAGGGGCTAATGCAGCGGGCCAAATAATACCTTTATCATCATGATTTTGTTCAATAGCGGCAGCAATGACGCGGGTAATGCCAATACCATAACAACCCATGGTCATCACTTGGTTTTTGCCGTTTTCGTTTAGCACAGAAGCATTCATCGCTTCGCTGTATTTAGTGCCTAATTGAAAAATAT from Cycloclasticus pugetii PS-1 includes:
- the ccsB gene encoding c-type cytochrome biogenesis protein CcsB: MNSTHAALQQELDQQSFWKGLGIVDWVWAIMVLLGSGYAYASYASLMDVYEQVILFSTGISLVALGWHWKEIRGLSLAVFLLSIFGISRYTNGLTDVETDFFLRFLVSSQSAIMWMSALYVLATVTYFIAFFARSDFIGKVASAMTWSATTMGLVGLMVRWRESYLIGLDVGHIPVSNLYEVFILFSIITALLYLFYERRYQTRMLGGFVLLIISAAVAFLLWYAFDRDAADIQPLVPALQSYWMKIHVPANFVGYGAFALAAMVATAYLIRVRAERLNSNSIAMALPALDILDDLMYKSIALGFAFFTLATILGALWAAEAWGGYWSWDPKETWALIVWLNYAAWLHMRLTKGWRGKPMAAWAIVGLFVTLFAFLGVNMFLSGLHSYGEL
- a CDS encoding (2Fe-2S)-binding protein codes for the protein MAYEFKDDDVICSCTGVTKKHFLTRIKADNIETLEQAREKTHVNVACGMCVYIVEKLLDVD
- the ilvC gene encoding ketol-acid reductoisomerase; the protein is MNIYYDKDADLSIIKGMTVAVIGYGSQGHAHANNLKDSGVNVVVGLRASSSSVAKAQEAGLAVKEVAEAVASADLVMILTPDEFQSQLYKEEIEPNIKQGAALAFAHGFAIHYNQVVPRADLDVIMIAPKAPGHTVRNEFKNGGGIPDLIAVFQDASGKAKNIALSYASAIGGGRTGIIETTFKDETETDLFGEQAVLCGGTVELVKMGFETLVEAGYAPEMAYFECLHELKLIVDLMYEGGIANMNYSISNNAEYGEYVTGKKVINDESREAMRETLRNIQNGEYAKQFIVEGATNYPSMTANRRNNAAHQIEQVGGKLREMMPWITANALVDKTKN
- a CDS encoding peptide chain release factor 3: MSSEFKKRRTFAIISHPDAGKTTLTEKLLLFGGAIQVAGSVKGRKASRHATSDWMEMEQERGISITTSVMQFEHNEKLLNLLDTPGHEDFSEDTYRTLTAVDSALMVIDCAKGVEARTIKLMEVCRLRDTPIISFINKLDREGRDPLELIDEVESVLKIQCAPMTWPIGMGKRFKGVYHIYKDEVHVFSPTHGGKIATGEIFKGLDNPGLKELMGHEFEDFFEELELVREASTPFDIDAYLAGKQTPVFFGSAVNNFGVGELLDAFAEYAPAPQPRQAVEREVLPEEDKFSGFVFKVQANMDPAHRDRIAFMRICSGEYSQGMKINHVRIKKNIQVGNAITFQADSRKNVEQAFAGDIIGLHNHGTIQVGDTFTQGEALKFGGIPYFAPELFRKAVLKDPLRMKALQKGLTQLTEEGATQLFKPLRNNDLILGAVGVLQFEVTAQRLKSEYNVECVYDNAPITTARWVSCDDPKKFEEFKKKAHDSLAEDGGGYLVYLAKSRVNLSLTQERWPEITFSATREL
- the ilvN gene encoding acetolactate synthase small subunit — encoded protein: MSRQHIISVLLENEAGALSRVSGLFSARAYNIESLTVAPTQDPTLSRLTLVTVGNDETIEQIKKQLNKLIDVVKLIDLSESFSLERELVLLKVKKNDAMLQKIDSLGADSSARITDETDGYLIVELSGEKAWLDDFLSSLENEVIDVVRTGVIGLSRGERSLTL
- a CDS encoding uracil-DNA glycosylase, producing MTTSNRQLAYLDLMGVQVWQERSRQEQVIAEEVSDDVTANTLQELYEIASNCQRCEASAVRNQLVFSDGPMHADWLIVGDFPTQQDDREGRPLTGDVAHLLSEMLLAVGVKKSTVHLTNSVKCRSANVEAEKVELLSCRAYLIRQIELVKPQLVFVLGEKAAQSLLKSNESLSHLTGTVHKVDDVPTPIVVSCHPRDLLKTPSAKRQAWDDIQLARTLVSKA
- a CDS encoding thiol:disulfide interchange protein DsbA/DsbL, with translation MNKLLVLLSIFFISAGSSFAADVEFKEGVDYQLIKPAQPTDDSSRLEVLEIFWYGCPHCYHFEPTLDPWVASLPADVNFARLPAVFNEQWERHARAYFAADILGVLDESHGALFHAMHAEKAVINTVNQLANFYTKYGIDEALFKKTYHSFIVNTKVARAKDMVDRYGVTGVPAIVVEGKYLITGSMAKSYQNMLKIMDYLLAKERKTK
- a CDS encoding MBL fold metallo-hydrolase; the encoded protein is MTEKNYSIEALELGPAENFIYLIHDHKTNRAAVVDPAWDVPKVIELAKQKGVEITDILLTHSHHDHINGIGDVLDKYDAQVHLLKQEADFWGDHPASPSIHYGGDEIMLGDSSIKVLHTPGHTPGSACYQIGDDLLTGDTMFVFGCGRCDFTGGDPEVMYKTLNKIRTELPSSTTILPGHNYAVKKTSTIAEQIKGNPFLHQHSLQDFVQYRMNTPKRKSPYEAEPESGCGHDH
- the rimI gene encoding ribosomal protein S18-alanine N-acetyltransferase, giving the protein MLTKLKSLLSLTGPQVDYLRPLKTNDIPKVLTIERQMYSYPWSEGIFKDCLKIGYSNWAFIKDGQFVGYVILSVAVGEAHILNICLDPAYQGKGLGRQFLKEVLIIAKKKNANSVFLEVRPSNTAAVQLYKTAGFKKIGKRKNYYPAADGKEDALVLSLDLTSDSA
- a CDS encoding thiopurine S-methyltransferase, giving the protein MDTNFWHERWAKSEIGFHLNDVNPYLIEHFAALKPKANAAVFVPLCGKSKDLIWLAEHAEKVLGIELSKKAVEDFFKENNLTPSITQGDRFLTYRYENLTIICGDLFELTADDVAAYQLVYDRASLIAFPADMRARYVEKLNELLPNKTQRLLVTVDYPQHEMSGPPFSVTPDEVQQHFSARYEIQCLVSEDILEQSKRFKAKGVSRMLEHVFLLTEK
- the pssA gene encoding CDP-diacylglycerol--serine O-phosphatidyltransferase, which codes for MKQTPPPSKGLYLLPNLFTTSALFAGFYAITGAVNGHFEIAVIAIFIAMVLDGLDGRVARMTNTQSEFGAQYDSLADLVSFGVAPAAVAYSWGLSSLGKFGWMVAFVYATCGALRLARFNVQHNIADKRYFQGLASPAAAALVAGYVWLMEDYQLTGTAATAGLLTVTLCAGLLMVSNIRYHSFKELNFTGKVPFVVAVIVMLVLALIYAAPPLILFIMCLVYALSGLVLTMRLLRRTQRDKTE
- a CDS encoding acetolactate synthase 3 large subunit — translated: MELSGGEIVIQSLKDEGVEYVFGYPGGCVLHIYDAIFKQEDVKHVLVRHEQGATHAADGYARSSGKPGVVLVTSGPGATNAVTGIATAYMDSIPLVVITGQVPRAVIGTDAFQEVDTVGITRPCVKHNFLVKDVADIAETMKKAFYLAMSGRPGPVVVDIPKDITDPDIKVPYQYPEEVVMRSYKPIISGNIGQTRKAIELIKAAKRPVIYSGGGVILGEASEEFRRLCKTLNFPVTQTLMGLGAFPGTDPQSIGMLGMHGTYEANMAMHDSDLIIAIGARFDDRVTGKIAEFCPNAKIIHIDVDPASISKTITVDVPIVGQVKPVVLDMLAQIESLGETFDRERIADWWRQIDEWRAVDCMAYDKNSGTIKPQYVIEQLYKVTNGEAFVTSDVGQHQMFAAQFYPFDKPRRWINSGGLGTMGFGLPAAMGVKFANPEADVACVTGEGSIQMCLQELSTMLQYDTPVKVINLNNGYLGMVRQWQEFTYKSRYSHSYLEALPDFKKLAEAYGHVGIQVTKKEDVEPALREAFAMKDRTVFLDFLTDTEENVYPMIEAGKAHNDMVMAPNSKYKRILA
- a CDS encoding DUF4124 domain-containing protein; translation: MYRALMFCSCLLFAQFAYSAIYQWVDHQGNTHYSQHPPADKSISTQNITVTKKPVADAKKNQQSIQDSANEIAKSNAERQAARDKLQQQAEENKRLQESCEASKKSLIELDYGGNRLYKDTEGNYSRFTDEDKNKQREQLNDFINKNCR